The Brachypodium distachyon strain Bd21 chromosome 4, Brachypodium_distachyon_v3.0, whole genome shotgun sequence nucleotide sequence CGGGTCGTCGGGCGGGCACTCCTCCTGGATGTCCATGGCGACGCCGCTGAAGTCCTCGACGACGCGGAGCACCTGGTTGACGGAGCGCAGGCGGTcgccgagctcggcggcgcgcgcccgGAGCACGGTGTTCTCCTGCTCGACGCGCACGTACTGGCCGGCGATGTCGTTGGCGCGGCCCAGCACGCGCGCGTTCTCGGCCTTGAGCCGCGCCACCTCCTGGACCAGCTCGTCCaggtgctgctgcttccgCAGCCGCGACCGCCGCGCCGACTCCCGGTTCGACAGCCGCCGCTTCTCCCGGCGCttgtccccgccgccgccgcccatgggCGCGCCGCCGGAGTCGCCGTCCGACCCCGACAGCCTCCCTCCCGGCGAcagagacgacgacgacattTCCCaagccctttttttttacctctaCTTCCAcctggctgctgctgatgctgctgctaccGTTCTTATTTAGCACTTGTcgaagcaagaagaagaaagaaagcgagaagaagaagaagaagaaagaagaagcagTAGAAATGGCGGATTGAGAAGAGGGCGAATTATGAGATCACATAAAAGTAGTAGAGGAAGACGACGGAGAAGGACTGGAGGAAGCAGGACCGGCGCAGGTGAGTGGCGATCTTCATAAAGCTCAGATATTGCGCCTCCGCATGCCTGGACAAACCATGGCCAGCATGAACCTCCAGCGCAGCAAAATCCAGAGATTGCACGAACAAGAAGACGAAGATCCCGACCCTCGGATCTACTCCACTCTActaccaacaacaacaatactGGGACTGAAAATCAAATCACAGGACGAGGAGGCGGGAATTCGATCTGGTCA carries:
- the LOC100829753 gene encoding ocs element-binding factor 1 — encoded protein: MSSSSLSPGGRLSGSDGDSGGAPMGGGGGDKRREKRRLSNRESARRSRLRKQQHLDELVQEVARLKAENARVLGRANDIAGQYVRVEQENTVLRARAAELGDRLRSVNQVLRVVEDFSGVAMDIQEECPPDDPLLRPWQIPYPATAMPIAATATHMLQY